In Mesorhizobium sp. 113-3-3, a genomic segment contains:
- a CDS encoding alpha-2-macroglobulin family protein produces the protein MAMRAARGLSILILLFFAWANVLAWNSVAQAAEARRIATTDNSDYFGFDLRSDQNVTLDQCKTTCLGDPACRAFTYNTKAKWCFLKSDYNQLKAFNGAVAGKVVNIDGDPDIGAPPELTFFPNWMADQAQQYRNRLLGPAFDKPTEGMAALISSAEQAMLTGDHRSAMQKYEAAVSVMPDDGQLWLNLARETLAVQPAANTSEASTLPMNATSAAFNAYKLLRTTKTRADVLALLGAGLDKRDLYRPALQAYEASLALVTSPAVQADYADLKSRKGFRVVDHSVDADTSAPRICAQFSEDLVKTGVDYAQFVTVDNAPPKGVEAKDKQICVEGLEHGQHYDVTFRAGLPAAIGEVTAAPVVLSIYVQDRAPSARFTGDSFVLPAGARRGIPVVTVNMNAAEMKLYRIGDRSLAQLLSGYQFLHQLDSYDISNISEQMGAPVWQGQLDIVNDLNKEVTTSFPVDEALPQRKPGVYVLTAQAVNGKGDDYNSLATQWFVVSDIGLSTYTGQDGLNVFARSLGSAKPIAGAELTLVARNNEILGTATSDADGHAVFNPGLTRGDGGMVPAVLMAKQGDNDFVFLAMSKSGFDLSDRGVTGRAAPGALDVYAWTERGIYRAGEDVHVAALARDGAAKAVENLPLTFIFSRPDGVEDRRIVSDGASAGGHAVDLPLEPNAMRGTWSVSIYTDPKQPAVATQMFLVEDFVPDRIEFDMKADKQEIERGETANINIDGRFLYGAPAAGLALEGELTLSTARDWDRFPNFSFGLADEQSGEPTVTPLTNLPVVGDDGKATFPVTVDQLPSTTKLVNGKVTVRMRETGGRAIERSLNIGIRPQGHMIGIRPDFADDEVPQGGTAKFSLIAVDPSGKREALKGAQWTLVKVERNYQWYRSNNSWSYEPVTLTKSIANGQIDLNADGDATVSVPVDWGQYRLEVETSDPEGPATSYEFDAGWYVASTTTETPDGLEIALDKDNYAAGEVAKLKVSPHFAGELLINIGSDKLLKTITATVPAGGSTVDIPVGDDWGAGAYVTATLFRPGDAQETRMPARAIGVKWLTVDPGAKKLAVTLTPPDKTVPRQQLSIPVSVAGVQPGTNAYVMVAAVDVGILNLTNYKAPDPENWFFGQRMLGMEIRDIYGRLIDGSLGTTGKLRTGGDGANMQAQGSPPTEKLVAFFSGPVQLDADGKARIDFDIPQFNGTVRVMAVAWTKEAVGHAQSDVIVRDPVVITAGLPRFLAPGDNAVMRLDVADTDGPAGDYAFSIDTTGDLSTGDKPLPQKLTLAQGKRQTLTVPLIAKTPGNASLTIKLAHADGTKVEQTLYVPVRPAQLPVTTRLVVDLKGNGGALRVDKELLAASLLEGASVSVGVSQAAAFDVPSLLMTLDRYPYGCAEQTTSRAMPLLYVNEMASGVGMESDPDLHGRIQDAIYKVLSYQSSSGSFGLWGPGSGDLWLDAYVSEFLTRAREQKYDVPALAMNQALSNLQNSLGYDQSVQDRGSEIAYALYVLARNKKASIGDLRYYADTQLEAFSSPMAVAQLAASLALYGDTQRSEATFKTALQLAKSQTDYDWYRSDYGSALRDGAAMLSLAAESKPVSTIVPELIKLVTRERAEVRWTSTQDDSWMLLAARALKEGNDSITLTVNGAPHSGGYSNQVNGSELVDSPLEIANTGKTPLQAVVTTVASPIQPLPAGGDGFTIDRTYYKLDGTEANVTEATQNERYVVVLKVTEQNSWPSRLLVTDLLPAGFEIDNPGLVSSAQLTNFSWLAQTDAAHLEFRDDRFVAAFNPADGDHDHNLTLAYVVRAVTPGTYAHPAATVEDMYRPQYSARTATGMMEIKAP, from the coding sequence ATGGCAATGCGCGCGGCTCGTGGTCTGTCGATCCTGATCCTTCTCTTCTTCGCCTGGGCCAATGTCTTAGCCTGGAATAGTGTCGCGCAAGCGGCCGAGGCCCGGCGAATCGCAACGACCGACAATTCCGACTATTTCGGCTTTGACCTCAGATCCGACCAGAATGTCACCCTCGACCAGTGCAAGACGACATGCCTTGGCGACCCGGCCTGCCGCGCCTTCACCTACAACACCAAGGCCAAATGGTGCTTTCTCAAATCCGACTACAATCAGCTCAAAGCGTTCAACGGCGCGGTTGCCGGCAAGGTCGTCAACATTGACGGCGATCCCGATATCGGCGCGCCGCCGGAACTGACCTTCTTCCCCAACTGGATGGCCGACCAGGCCCAGCAATACCGCAACAGGCTGCTTGGCCCGGCCTTTGACAAGCCGACCGAAGGCATGGCGGCCCTGATCAGCTCGGCCGAGCAGGCCATGCTGACCGGCGACCATCGCTCCGCCATGCAGAAATACGAGGCCGCGGTCTCGGTGATGCCCGACGATGGCCAGCTCTGGCTCAATCTGGCGCGCGAAACGCTGGCCGTGCAGCCCGCAGCCAACACCTCCGAAGCGTCTACTTTGCCGATGAACGCCACCTCGGCCGCCTTCAACGCCTATAAACTCTTGCGCACCACCAAGACGCGCGCGGACGTGCTGGCCCTGCTTGGCGCCGGCCTCGACAAGCGTGATCTCTACCGCCCGGCGCTGCAGGCCTATGAGGCGAGCCTTGCGCTCGTGACGTCGCCCGCCGTGCAGGCCGACTATGCCGATCTCAAGTCCCGCAAGGGCTTCCGCGTCGTCGACCACAGCGTCGACGCCGACACCAGCGCGCCGCGCATCTGCGCGCAATTCTCCGAGGACCTGGTCAAGACCGGCGTCGACTACGCGCAGTTCGTGACCGTCGACAACGCGCCGCCGAAGGGCGTCGAGGCCAAGGACAAGCAGATCTGCGTCGAAGGGCTCGAACACGGCCAGCATTACGATGTCACTTTCCGCGCCGGCCTGCCGGCGGCAATCGGCGAAGTGACCGCCGCTCCCGTGGTGCTGTCGATCTATGTGCAGGATCGCGCCCCGTCGGCCCGCTTCACCGGCGACAGCTTCGTGCTGCCGGCCGGCGCGCGCCGCGGCATTCCGGTCGTCACCGTCAACATGAACGCCGCCGAGATGAAGCTCTACCGCATCGGCGACCGTTCGCTGGCGCAGCTTCTGTCGGGCTACCAGTTCCTGCACCAGCTCGACAGCTACGACATCTCCAACATTTCCGAGCAGATGGGCGCGCCGGTCTGGCAGGGCCAGCTCGACATCGTCAACGACCTCAACAAGGAGGTCACCACCTCCTTCCCGGTCGACGAGGCGCTGCCGCAGCGCAAGCCCGGCGTCTATGTGCTGACCGCACAGGCCGTCAACGGCAAGGGCGATGACTACAATTCGCTGGCCACGCAGTGGTTCGTCGTCTCCGACATCGGCCTGTCGACCTATACCGGCCAGGACGGACTCAATGTCTTTGCCCGCTCGCTCGGCTCCGCCAAGCCGATCGCCGGCGCCGAACTGACGCTGGTTGCCCGCAACAACGAGATTCTCGGCACCGCCACGTCGGATGCCGACGGCCACGCCGTCTTCAATCCCGGCCTGACGCGCGGCGACGGCGGCATGGTGCCGGCCGTGCTGATGGCCAAGCAGGGCGACAATGATTTCGTCTTTCTCGCCATGTCCAAGTCCGGCTTCGACCTGTCCGACCGCGGCGTCACTGGGCGCGCGGCGCCCGGTGCGCTCGACGTTTACGCCTGGACCGAACGCGGCATCTACCGCGCCGGCGAGGATGTCCATGTCGCCGCCCTTGCCCGCGATGGCGCCGCCAAGGCGGTCGAGAACCTGCCGCTGACCTTCATCTTCTCGCGCCCCGACGGCGTCGAGGACCGCCGCATCGTCAGCGACGGCGCTTCGGCCGGCGGCCACGCCGTCGACCTGCCGCTCGAACCCAATGCCATGCGCGGCACCTGGTCGGTGTCGATCTACACCGATCCGAAGCAGCCGGCTGTCGCCACCCAGATGTTCCTGGTCGAGGACTTCGTGCCGGATCGTATCGAATTCGACATGAAGGCCGACAAGCAGGAAATCGAGCGCGGCGAAACCGCCAACATCAACATTGACGGCCGCTTCCTCTATGGCGCGCCGGCGGCGGGCCTGGCGCTGGAAGGCGAACTGACGCTGTCGACGGCGCGCGACTGGGACCGCTTCCCCAACTTCTCCTTCGGCCTCGCCGATGAGCAGTCGGGCGAGCCCACGGTCACGCCGCTGACCAATCTGCCGGTGGTTGGCGATGACGGTAAGGCGACCTTCCCTGTTACCGTCGACCAGTTGCCCTCGACCACCAAGCTGGTCAACGGCAAGGTGACGGTGCGCATGCGTGAAACCGGCGGCCGCGCCATCGAGCGCTCACTCAACATCGGTATCCGCCCGCAAGGCCATATGATCGGCATCCGTCCGGACTTCGCCGACGATGAGGTGCCGCAGGGCGGCACGGCCAAGTTCAGCCTGATCGCCGTCGATCCGTCCGGCAAGCGCGAGGCGCTGAAAGGCGCGCAGTGGACGCTGGTCAAGGTCGAACGCAATTACCAGTGGTACCGCTCCAACAATTCGTGGAGCTACGAGCCGGTCACCTTGACCAAGTCGATCGCCAACGGCCAGATCGACCTCAATGCCGACGGCGACGCCACCGTCTCCGTGCCGGTCGATTGGGGCCAGTACCGGCTCGAGGTCGAGACCTCCGATCCGGAGGGACCTGCCACCAGCTATGAATTCGACGCCGGCTGGTATGTCGCTTCGACCACCACCGAAACGCCCGACGGCCTGGAGATCGCTCTAGACAAGGACAATTATGCCGCGGGCGAAGTGGCCAAGCTGAAAGTCTCGCCGCATTTTGCCGGCGAACTTCTCATCAATATCGGCTCCGACAAGCTGTTGAAGACCATCACGGCCACCGTGCCGGCCGGCGGCAGCACCGTCGACATCCCGGTCGGTGACGATTGGGGCGCCGGCGCCTATGTCACGGCCACCCTGTTCCGGCCGGGCGATGCGCAGGAAACGCGCATGCCGGCCCGCGCCATCGGCGTGAAATGGCTGACGGTCGACCCGGGCGCCAAGAAGCTCGCCGTCACCCTGACCCCGCCGGACAAGACCGTGCCGCGCCAGCAGCTGTCGATCCCGGTTTCCGTGGCCGGCGTGCAGCCCGGCACCAACGCCTATGTCATGGTCGCCGCCGTCGATGTCGGCATCCTCAATCTCACCAACTACAAGGCGCCGGACCCCGAGAACTGGTTCTTCGGCCAGCGCATGCTGGGCATGGAGATCCGCGACATCTATGGCCGCCTGATCGACGGCTCGCTGGGCACCACCGGCAAGCTCAGGACCGGCGGTGACGGCGCCAACATGCAGGCGCAAGGCAGCCCGCCGACCGAAAAGCTGGTCGCCTTCTTCTCCGGTCCGGTCCAGCTCGACGCCGACGGCAAGGCGCGGATCGACTTCGACATTCCGCAGTTCAACGGCACCGTGCGCGTCATGGCCGTCGCCTGGACCAAGGAAGCGGTCGGCCATGCCCAGTCCGATGTCATCGTGCGCGACCCGGTGGTCATCACCGCCGGCCTGCCGCGCTTCCTGGCGCCCGGCGACAACGCCGTGATGCGGCTCGACGTGGCCGACACCGACGGCCCGGCCGGCGACTATGCCTTCTCGATCGACACGACAGGCGACCTGTCGACGGGCGACAAGCCCCTGCCCCAGAAGCTGACGCTCGCCCAGGGCAAGCGTCAGACGCTGACGGTGCCGCTGATTGCGAAGACGCCTGGCAATGCCTCGCTCACCATCAAGCTGGCGCATGCCGACGGCACCAAGGTCGAGCAGACGCTCTACGTGCCGGTGCGCCCGGCGCAATTGCCGGTCACCACGCGCCTTGTGGTCGACCTCAAGGGCAATGGCGGCGCGCTGCGCGTCGACAAGGAGCTGCTGGCGGCAAGCCTGCTGGAAGGCGCTTCCGTCAGTGTCGGTGTTTCGCAGGCGGCGGCCTTCGACGTGCCCTCGCTGCTGATGACGCTCGACCGCTACCCCTATGGTTGCGCCGAGCAGACCACCAGCCGCGCCATGCCGCTTCTCTATGTCAACGAGATGGCCTCGGGCGTCGGCATGGAAAGCGATCCCGACCTGCATGGCCGCATCCAGGATGCCATCTACAAGGTGCTGAGCTACCAGTCCTCGAGCGGCAGCTTCGGCCTGTGGGGTCCGGGCTCCGGCGATCTGTGGCTCGACGCCTATGTCAGCGAGTTCCTGACCAGGGCGCGCGAGCAGAAATATGACGTGCCGGCGCTGGCCATGAACCAGGCGCTGAGCAATCTGCAGAACTCGCTCGGCTACGACCAGAGCGTCCAGGACCGCGGCAGCGAGATCGCCTACGCCCTCTACGTTCTGGCCCGCAACAAGAAGGCCTCGATCGGCGACCTGCGCTATTACGCGGACACCCAGCTCGAAGCCTTCTCGAGCCCGATGGCCGTTGCCCAGCTGGCGGCGAGCCTGGCGCTCTACGGCGACACCCAGCGCTCGGAAGCGACCTTCAAGACCGCGCTTCAACTCGCCAAGTCGCAGACCGACTACGACTGGTACCGCTCCGACTACGGCTCGGCGCTGCGTGACGGCGCGGCGATGCTGTCGCTCGCGGCGGAATCGAAGCCGGTGTCGACGATCGTGCCGGAGCTGATCAAGCTGGTGACCAGGGAACGCGCCGAAGTGCGCTGGACCAGCACCCAGGACGATTCCTGGATGCTGCTGGCGGCCCGCGCACTGAAGGAAGGCAACGACTCGATCACGCTGACCGTCAACGGCGCGCCGCATTCGGGCGGCTATTCCAACCAGGTCAACGGCTCCGAACTGGTCGACAGCCCGCTCGAAATCGCCAACACCGGCAAGACTCCGCTGCAGGCTGTCGTCACCACCGTGGCGTCGCCGATCCAGCCCCTGCCGGCCGGCGGTGACGGCTTCACCATCGACCGCACCTACTACAAGCTCGACGGCACCGAAGCCAATGTGACGGAGGCAACCCAGAACGAGCGCTATGTCGTCGTGCTCAAGGTCACCGAGCAGAACAGCTGGCCGTCGCGCCTGCTGGTCACCGACCTTCTGCCCGCCGGCTTCGAGATCGACAATCCAGGCCTCGTCTCCAGCGCCCAGTTGACGAATTTCTCCTGGCTGGCACAGACCGACGCGGCGCACCTCGAATTCCGCGACGACCGTTTCGTCGCGGCGTTCAACCCGGCCGATGGCGACCACGACCACAACCTGACGCTCGCCTATGTCGTTCGCGCCGTGACGCCGGGCACTTACGCCCATCCGGCGGCAACGGTGGAAGACATGTACCGGCCGCAATACTCGGCCCGCACCGCCACCGGCATGATGGAGATCAAGGCGCCGTAA
- a CDS encoding autotransporter assembly complex protein TamA — protein MPAHEEQMSGGAAPGRVLPRALLLALMCATALVAESPPAAAFELFGIKLWGSSNDEDADIVDPLRYAVTITAPDADKDLVKKLENASALKGDEDRPVSGSLGLMAKARSDREQLVAALYADARYEGVVTITIDGKSLDELPPDAEFKGPQPIPVVVTVAVGPKFTLGTIRLEGDAAGLMSADYGLISGGDAGSGAVLKAEALIVRTLKEQGRPLAKVTDRQIVADHATSTLDVTLTVAAGPVAGYGATTVEGTEKVDRDFTEYMTGLKRGKQYSPQEISDARDRLLALEVFNSVTFKEADKLDAEGNIPIGVQVSERKPRYFGLGGTFSNTEGLGLEGYWGHRNLFGHAEKLRIDGAISGIGSNNLSDLNYNAGIMFEKPGVIGPSSKFFASFKTVLEHPDAYDHFSVKGSTGLSYELDKKQTVSAEVALDYSRITDAFGKHTYLIASIPLQYVYDNRDSRLNPTRGFRVLAYAEPSYDIMSGAAFLKLKGEGSAYQSLDTASKFVLAERVAIGSIVGTGLANVPADRRFYSGGGGSVRGYAYQGIGPKDFTGQPIGGLSFFETSVEMRIAVTDTIGIVPFVDAGTVSTKSMPNFSDVKVGAGVGLRYVTPFGPLRIDAAVPLNRDPGDPRFGIYAGIGQAF, from the coding sequence ATGCCGGCGCATGAAGAGCAGATGTCAGGGGGGGCCGCGCCAGGGCGCGTGCTTCCGCGCGCCCTGCTTTTGGCGTTGATGTGCGCGACCGCGCTGGTCGCCGAATCACCGCCTGCGGCCGCTTTCGAGCTTTTCGGCATCAAGCTGTGGGGATCGTCCAACGACGAGGACGCCGATATTGTCGATCCGCTGCGCTATGCCGTGACCATCACGGCGCCCGACGCCGACAAGGATCTGGTCAAGAAGCTGGAAAACGCCTCGGCGCTGAAGGGCGACGAGGACCGGCCGGTCTCGGGTTCGCTCGGGTTGATGGCCAAGGCGCGCAGCGACCGTGAACAGCTGGTCGCCGCCCTCTACGCCGATGCCCGCTACGAAGGCGTGGTCACCATCACCATCGACGGCAAGTCGCTCGACGAACTTCCGCCGGACGCCGAATTCAAGGGACCGCAGCCCATTCCGGTGGTGGTCACCGTCGCCGTCGGCCCCAAATTCACGCTTGGCACTATCCGGCTGGAGGGCGACGCGGCGGGGTTGATGAGCGCCGACTACGGCCTGATATCGGGCGGCGACGCCGGGTCGGGCGCGGTGCTCAAGGCCGAGGCGCTGATCGTGCGGACGCTGAAGGAGCAGGGCAGGCCGCTCGCCAAGGTGACCGACCGGCAGATCGTCGCCGACCATGCCACCTCGACGCTCGACGTGACGCTGACGGTCGCGGCCGGGCCGGTCGCCGGCTATGGCGCGACCACCGTGGAAGGCACCGAGAAGGTCGACCGCGACTTCACGGAGTACATGACGGGCTTGAAGCGCGGCAAACAGTACTCGCCGCAGGAGATCAGCGACGCACGCGACAGGCTGCTGGCGCTGGAAGTCTTCAACAGTGTGACGTTCAAGGAAGCCGACAAGCTCGACGCCGAAGGCAACATCCCGATCGGCGTCCAGGTCAGCGAGCGCAAGCCGCGCTATTTCGGCCTGGGCGGCACCTTCTCGAACACGGAGGGCTTGGGCCTCGAAGGCTATTGGGGGCACCGTAACCTGTTCGGTCACGCGGAAAAGCTGCGCATCGACGGCGCCATCAGCGGCATCGGCAGCAACAATCTGTCCGATCTGAACTACAATGCCGGCATCATGTTCGAGAAACCCGGCGTGATCGGGCCGTCGTCGAAATTCTTTGCCAGCTTCAAGACCGTGCTCGAGCATCCGGACGCGTACGACCATTTCTCGGTCAAGGGCAGCACCGGCCTGTCCTATGAACTCGACAAGAAGCAGACCGTCTCGGCGGAAGTGGCGCTCGACTATTCCAGGATCACGGATGCGTTCGGCAAACACACCTATCTGATCGCCAGCATTCCGCTGCAATATGTCTATGACAACAGGGACAGCAGGCTGAACCCGACCAGGGGCTTCCGGGTGCTGGCCTATGCCGAACCGAGCTACGACATCATGAGCGGTGCCGCCTTCCTCAAGCTGAAGGGCGAGGGATCGGCCTACCAGTCGCTGGATACGGCCTCGAAATTCGTGCTGGCCGAGCGCGTCGCCATCGGCTCGATCGTCGGCACCGGGCTGGCGAACGTTCCGGCCGACCGGCGTTTTTATTCCGGCGGCGGCGGTTCGGTGCGCGGCTATGCCTATCAGGGCATCGGCCCGAAAGACTTCACCGGCCAGCCGATCGGCGGCCTGTCCTTCTTCGAGACCTCGGTCGAAATGCGCATCGCCGTCACCGATACGATCGGCATCGTGCCGTTCGTCGATGCCGGCACGGTGTCGACCAAATCGATGCCCAATTTCTCCGACGTCAAGGTAGGCGCCGGCGTCGGCCTGCGTTACGTCACGCCGTTCGGGCCGCTGCGCATCGATGCGGCCGTGCCGCTCAACCGCGATCCCGGCGATCCGCGTTTCGGCATCTATGCCGGTATCGGGCAGGCGTTCTGA